A part of Vibrio sp. B1FLJ16 genomic DNA contains:
- a CDS encoding DUF1499 domain-containing protein, producing MKTTTLLTITLLGLTACSQGVPMTTDRSQTPCGNKPNCVSTQDPREEHYLEPFILTESATLDAIEQAALKLPGSKTAVKEDDYLRIECTSKIMRFVDDLELKITDGKLVVRSESRLGYSDFGVNRKRANQLRKELSDAALIK from the coding sequence ATGAAAACAACCACCCTTCTTACCATCACTTTACTCGGCTTAACAGCGTGCAGCCAAGGAGTACCTATGACGACCGATCGTTCTCAAACGCCATGTGGTAATAAGCCAAACTGCGTTTCTACCCAAGACCCGCGTGAAGAGCACTATCTTGAGCCGTTCATTCTCACTGAATCAGCAACACTCGATGCCATAGAACAAGCGGCGCTCAAGTTACCGGGGTCCAAAACAGCAGTAAAAGAAGACGATTATCTGCGCATAGAATGCACATCCAAGATCATGCGTTTTGTTGATGACCTGGAGTTAAAGATCACTGACGGTAAGTTGGTGGTGCGTTCTGAATCCCGACTCGGATACTCCGATTTTGGTGTTAACAGAAAGCGAGCCAACCAATTGCGTAAAGAGCTCTCTGACGCCGCTCTCATCAAATAG
- a CDS encoding glutamate synthase subunit beta has translation MGKPTGFLEHGRELPQKIDPAERIKNNKEFVLNEEFGSKINTQASRCMDCGVPFCHNGCPIGNIIPEFNDAVYRDSWEEAWNILSSTNNFPEFTGRVCPAPCESACVLGINQDPITICNIEKTIVETAYREGYAKPKTPRSRTGKTVAIIGSGPAGLAAAEQLNSAGHSVTVFERDEKVGGLLRFGIPDFKLSMEVIDRKINLMAEAGVEFRVNQHVGVDVNALQLRQEYDVVLLTGGSTVPRDLPVPGRELNGVYFAMQFLGQNNRRANNMDLKGEEIHAAGKHVVVIGGGDTGSDCVGTSNRHGAASVTQVEIMPVPPEKRPANMPWPQYPMILRTSTSHEEGVDRHWNILTKEFVGNDKGEVTGLRIADIVWEDAKPGERPNFKEVEGSERVIPCDMAFLAMGFLHPEPTGVLAQLDIALDERGNVATQGFATNQEGVFAAGDMRTGQSLVVRCINEGRECARAVDEYLMGGTHLEAKANSLMLSA, from the coding sequence ATGGGTAAGCCTACTGGATTTTTAGAGCATGGTCGCGAACTTCCACAAAAGATCGACCCGGCTGAACGTATCAAGAACAACAAAGAGTTCGTTCTGAACGAGGAGTTTGGTAGCAAAATCAATACTCAGGCTTCTCGCTGTATGGATTGTGGCGTGCCGTTTTGTCATAATGGATGCCCGATTGGTAATATCATTCCGGAATTCAACGATGCAGTTTATCGTGACAGCTGGGAAGAAGCGTGGAACATTTTGAGCTCGACAAACAACTTCCCTGAGTTTACGGGTCGTGTATGTCCTGCACCATGTGAAAGCGCTTGTGTACTCGGTATTAACCAAGATCCAATTACTATCTGTAATATTGAGAAAACCATCGTAGAAACAGCGTACCGTGAAGGATACGCCAAACCGAAAACACCACGTTCTCGCACTGGTAAAACCGTTGCTATCATCGGTTCTGGCCCTGCTGGCCTTGCAGCGGCAGAGCAGTTGAACAGTGCAGGTCACTCCGTGACAGTATTTGAACGCGATGAGAAAGTCGGTGGTCTACTGCGTTTTGGCATTCCAGACTTTAAACTAAGCATGGAAGTGATTGATCGTAAGATCAATCTGATGGCAGAAGCAGGTGTTGAATTCAGAGTAAACCAACACGTTGGTGTCGATGTAAACGCTCTGCAATTGCGTCAGGAATACGATGTGGTACTTCTGACTGGTGGTTCAACGGTTCCTCGTGATCTTCCAGTTCCCGGACGTGAGCTAAACGGTGTTTACTTCGCGATGCAGTTCCTTGGTCAAAACAACCGCCGAGCAAATAACATGGATCTTAAAGGTGAAGAGATTCACGCAGCAGGCAAACATGTTGTGGTCATCGGTGGCGGTGATACAGGCTCAGACTGTGTAGGAACATCAAACCGACACGGTGCAGCGAGCGTGACTCAGGTCGAGATCATGCCTGTTCCACCAGAGAAACGTCCGGCGAATATGCCTTGGCCTCAGTATCCAATGATCCTGCGTACTTCTACTTCTCACGAAGAAGGGGTGGATCGTCACTGGAATATTCTGACCAAAGAGTTCGTTGGTAATGATAAAGGTGAAGTGACCGGTCTGCGTATTGCCGATATCGTATGGGAAGATGCAAAACCCGGCGAACGCCCGAACTTTAAAGAAGTAGAAGGCAGTGAGCGAGTGATTCCATGTGATATGGCTTTCCTAGCGATGGGTTTCTTACATCCGGAACCAACTGGAGTTCTGGCTCAGCTGGATATTGCTCTTGATGAACGTGGTAACGTTGCAACTCAAGGCTTTGCAACCAATCAAGAAGGCGTATTTGCAGCCGGCGATATGCGTACTGGTCAGTCACTTGTCGTTCGTTGTATCAACGAAGGTCGTGAGTGTGCCCGCGCTGTCGATGAATACCTGATGGGTGGAACCCATCTGGAAGCGAAAGCAAACTCGCTGATGCTTTCAGCATAA
- the mtnN gene encoding 5'-methylthioadenosine/S-adenosylhomocysteine nucleosidase, which yields MKVGIIGAMEQEVTILKEAMTNCQTVNKAGCTFFAGQINDVDVVLLQSGIGKVAAAIGTTILLDEHQPDVVINTGSAGGFDSSLNLGDVVISTEVRHHDADVTAFGYEMGQMAGQPAAFKADDKLMDLAEKALAQMENTHAVRGLICTGDAFVCTAERQAFIRQHFPSVIAVEMEASAIAQTCHQFNTPFVVVRAISDVADKESPMSFEEFLPLAAKSSSEMVFKMLELVK from the coding sequence ATGAAAGTTGGTATCATCGGTGCGATGGAACAAGAAGTGACCATCCTGAAAGAAGCTATGACAAACTGCCAGACAGTTAACAAAGCAGGTTGTACGTTTTTCGCTGGTCAGATTAACGATGTAGATGTCGTTTTACTACAGTCAGGTATCGGTAAAGTTGCTGCTGCTATCGGCACCACAATCCTTCTTGATGAGCACCAACCAGACGTAGTAATTAACACAGGCTCAGCTGGTGGTTTTGATTCCAGCCTAAATCTGGGTGATGTCGTTATCTCAACCGAAGTTCGCCACCACGATGCCGATGTGACAGCATTCGGTTACGAAATGGGGCAAATGGCGGGTCAGCCAGCGGCATTTAAAGCTGACGACAAGTTAATGGACCTGGCAGAAAAAGCGCTAGCTCAGATGGAAAACACCCATGCGGTTCGCGGCCTGATCTGTACTGGTGACGCTTTCGTCTGTACGGCAGAACGTCAGGCATTTATTCGCCAGCACTTCCCGTCTGTAATCGCAGTCGAAATGGAAGCATCAGCCATTGCTCAAACTTGTCACCAGTTCAATACACCATTCGTAGTGGTACGCGCTATTTCGGATGTAGCAGACAAAGAATCACCAATGAGCTTCGAAGAGTTCTTACCTCTTGCGGCGAAAAGCTCCTCAGAAATGGTATTCAAAATGCTAGAGTTGGTGAAATAA
- a CDS encoding FAD-dependent oxidoreductase: MSQNVYQFIDVQRVDPAKKPIKIRKIEFVEIYEPFTKQQATAQADRCLDCGNPYCEWKCPVHNYIPQWLKLANEGRILEAAELSHQTNSLPEVCGRVCPQDRLCEGSCTLNDDFGAVTIGNIEKYITDKAFEMGWKPDMSKVEWTDKKVAIIGAGPAGLAAADILVRNGVKPVVFDRYPEIGGLLTFGIPSFKLEKGVMENRRRVFTEMGVEFRMNVEVGQDVQMQELLDEYDAVFLGVGTYKYMRAGLENEDAPGVYDALPFLISNTYKVMDLKHNQPFIDMAGKKVVVLGGGDTAMDCVRTSVRQGASNVICAYRRDEANMPGSRREVKNAKEEGVKFMFNLQPLGLEINASGKVTGVKVVKTALGEPDEAGRRRPEPVEGSEHVLAADAVIMAFGFQPHQMDWLTPFNVDLDQWGRIKAPLEQEFQYQTSNEKIFAGGDAVRGSDLVVTAIDEGRKAAEGILDYLEV; encoded by the coding sequence ATGAGTCAGAACGTTTACCAATTTATCGATGTTCAACGCGTAGATCCGGCAAAGAAGCCTATTAAGATTCGTAAGATTGAGTTTGTCGAAATATACGAGCCGTTCACTAAACAGCAAGCGACGGCACAGGCTGATCGTTGCCTGGATTGCGGTAACCCATACTGCGAATGGAAGTGTCCGGTGCATAACTACATCCCTCAGTGGCTCAAACTGGCCAATGAGGGACGAATTCTGGAAGCGGCTGAATTATCCCATCAAACCAACAGCCTGCCGGAAGTCTGTGGCCGTGTTTGCCCGCAAGACCGCTTATGTGAAGGGTCATGCACACTTAATGATGACTTTGGTGCTGTAACCATAGGTAACATCGAGAAGTACATCACTGATAAAGCATTCGAAATGGGCTGGAAGCCAGACATGTCCAAAGTAGAATGGACGGACAAAAAAGTCGCCATTATTGGTGCTGGGCCAGCAGGCTTGGCAGCTGCGGACATCTTAGTCCGTAACGGTGTTAAGCCTGTGGTGTTTGACCGCTACCCGGAAATTGGCGGCCTGCTGACCTTCGGTATCCCTTCATTCAAACTCGAAAAAGGGGTAATGGAAAACCGTCGCCGCGTCTTTACTGAGATGGGTGTAGAGTTCCGTATGAATGTGGAAGTCGGTCAGGATGTGCAGATGCAAGAGCTGCTTGATGAATACGACGCGGTTTTCCTTGGTGTAGGCACCTACAAGTACATGCGCGCAGGTCTGGAAAATGAAGATGCGCCGGGTGTTTATGACGCTCTGCCGTTTTTGATTTCCAACACTTACAAAGTGATGGATCTGAAACACAACCAGCCATTTATCGATATGGCTGGTAAAAAAGTGGTCGTACTCGGTGGTGGTGATACTGCGATGGACTGTGTGCGTACCTCTGTCCGCCAGGGAGCATCTAACGTAATTTGTGCCTATCGCCGTGACGAAGCCAACATGCCGGGTTCCCGCCGAGAGGTAAAAAATGCCAAGGAAGAAGGCGTGAAATTCATGTTCAACCTTCAACCTCTGGGTCTGGAAATTAATGCATCCGGTAAGGTAACTGGTGTAAAAGTAGTGAAAACCGCACTGGGTGAACCTGATGAAGCTGGCCGTCGTCGTCCAGAACCTGTCGAAGGTAGTGAGCATGTGTTAGCTGCTGACGCGGTGATCATGGCATTTGGTTTCCAGCCTCATCAGATGGACTGGTTAACACCATTCAATGTCGACCTGGATCAGTGGGGCCGCATCAAAGCGCCACTAGAGCAAGAGTTCCAGTACCAAACCAGTAATGAAAAGATCTTTGCAGGCGGAGATGCTGTACGCGGCTCTGATCTGGTGGTTACCGCCATCGACGAAGGCCGAAAAGCCGCTGAGGGCATCCTCGATTACCTCGAAGTCTAG